A portion of the Microbacterium hominis genome contains these proteins:
- a CDS encoding DUF305 domain-containing protein, with the protein MRKLIAGIGLIVAVATGFGAVATVVLGSTPPDADAAPAASAATAAAPATPVVMIDERYPTTVDYCYVEAMIPHHAQALELSGLVLAAGGVGERTRALAEFIVADQSAEIDTMRAWQTAWQKALPPGAGDGSAAHSAHDAAAGEIARGCHAGAGHGHGRMAGMATPAQLAALGEAEGAAAERLFLDLMIVHHEGALEMAALAVTEGANAFVRSSAKHVLVEQEKEIAAMTALRELLP; encoded by the coding sequence ATGCGCAAGCTGATCGCCGGCATCGGACTGATCGTCGCCGTCGCCACCGGATTCGGTGCCGTGGCGACGGTCGTGCTCGGCAGCACGCCGCCGGATGCGGATGCCGCGCCGGCGGCATCCGCTGCGACCGCCGCGGCACCCGCGACCCCCGTCGTGATGATCGACGAGCGCTACCCGACGACGGTGGACTACTGCTATGTGGAGGCGATGATCCCGCATCACGCCCAGGCCCTGGAGTTGAGCGGGCTCGTGCTCGCCGCCGGCGGGGTGGGGGAGCGCACGCGGGCACTGGCGGAGTTCATCGTCGCCGACCAGTCCGCCGAGATCGACACCATGCGCGCCTGGCAGACGGCGTGGCAGAAGGCACTGCCGCCCGGGGCCGGCGACGGCTCCGCCGCGCACAGCGCGCATGATGCGGCCGCCGGCGAGATCGCGCGCGGCTGCCACGCCGGTGCCGGTCACGGCCACGGCCGGATGGCGGGCATGGCGACTCCGGCGCAGCTCGCCGCCCTCGGCGAGGCGGAGGGCGCGGCGGCCGAGAGACTCTTCCTCGACCTCATGATCGTCCACCACGAGGGGGCGCTGGAGATGGCCGCCCTCGCCGTCACCGAGGGCGCCAACGCCTTCGTCCGGTCCTCGGCCAAGCACGTCCTGGTCGAGCAGGAGAAGGAGATCGCCGCGATGACCGCCCTGCGCGAACTCCTTCCGTGA
- a CDS encoding helicase HerA-like domain-containing protein, with protein sequence MGVDASPVASTAPAASAAPAAPGGPLDADEIARVRDGYAFDAHTLDLGALVNTEPLAEVQVRIPLAMMNRHGLVAGATGTGKTRTLQGLAEQLAAKGVPVFAADVKGDLSGVATPGTPSEKLLARTRGIGQDWQPAASATEYFALGGVGRGVPVRATVSGFGPLLLSKVLGLNATQESSLGLVFHYADRSGLALVDLADLRAVLTYLVSDEGKAELKELGGLSSATAGVILRELITFADGGADVFFGEPEFEVGDFLRTAPDGRGIISLLEVPGVIDRPELFSTFLMYLLAELFETLPEVGDADRPKLVFFFDEAHLLFRDASKDFLAAIVQTVRLIRSKGVGVFFVTQTPKDVPADVLGQLGSRVQHALRAFTPDDAKALRASVGTYPKSGYDLERVLQELGTGEAIVTVMSEKGAPTPVAWTRLRAPQGLMSPTPDAAIEAAVAASPLLARYGTPIDRESAREILTARMNAAAEKSAAESAALEKARVEAELAKQQAAIDKAQAAAERKAQQEYERLLKKTAGTSRTTRSRSRAASSPLEQILTSRSTEAVLSGVIRGLFGTGRR encoded by the coding sequence GTGGGGGTGGATGCTTCGCCCGTCGCGTCCACTGCACCTGCGGCATCCGCTGCGCCTGCGGCGCCGGGCGGCCCGCTCGACGCCGACGAGATCGCCCGCGTGCGCGACGGCTATGCCTTCGACGCCCATACGCTCGACCTGGGCGCGCTCGTGAACACCGAGCCGCTCGCCGAGGTGCAGGTGCGCATTCCGCTGGCGATGATGAACCGTCACGGTCTCGTCGCGGGGGCGACGGGAACAGGCAAGACCCGCACCCTGCAGGGCCTGGCAGAGCAGCTGGCCGCCAAGGGGGTGCCGGTGTTCGCCGCGGACGTCAAGGGCGACCTGTCCGGCGTGGCCACGCCTGGCACACCGAGCGAGAAGCTGCTCGCCCGCACCCGAGGCATCGGGCAGGACTGGCAGCCGGCCGCCTCGGCGACCGAGTACTTCGCCCTCGGCGGCGTCGGCAGGGGCGTGCCGGTGCGGGCCACCGTCTCGGGGTTCGGGCCGCTGCTGCTGAGCAAGGTGCTGGGACTCAACGCGACCCAGGAATCGAGCCTCGGCCTCGTGTTCCACTACGCCGATCGCAGCGGCCTCGCCCTGGTCGACCTCGCCGATCTGCGGGCCGTGCTCACGTACCTGGTCAGCGACGAAGGGAAGGCCGAGCTGAAAGAACTCGGCGGTCTGTCGTCGGCGACGGCGGGCGTGATCCTGCGCGAGCTCATCACCTTCGCCGACGGCGGCGCCGACGTGTTCTTCGGCGAGCCGGAGTTCGAGGTGGGCGATTTCCTCCGCACCGCGCCCGACGGGCGGGGGATCATCAGCCTCCTCGAGGTGCCGGGGGTCATCGACCGCCCGGAGCTGTTCTCGACCTTCCTCATGTACCTGCTCGCGGAACTGTTCGAGACCCTGCCCGAGGTCGGCGACGCCGACAGGCCGAAGCTCGTGTTCTTCTTCGATGAGGCGCATCTGCTCTTCCGGGACGCCTCGAAGGACTTCCTCGCCGCGATCGTGCAGACCGTGCGCCTCATACGCTCCAAGGGCGTGGGGGTGTTCTTCGTGACGCAGACCCCCAAGGACGTGCCCGCCGATGTGCTGGGGCAGCTCGGCTCCCGCGTGCAGCACGCCCTGCGCGCGTTCACCCCCGACGACGCGAAGGCCCTGCGGGCGAGCGTCGGCACGTACCCGAAGAGCGGGTACGACCTCGAGCGGGTGCTGCAGGAGCTCGGCACGGGCGAGGCGATCGTCACCGTGATGAGCGAGAAGGGCGCGCCGACGCCCGTGGCCTGGACGCGACTGCGCGCGCCGCAGGGGCTGATGTCGCCGACTCCGGATGCCGCGATCGAGGCCGCGGTGGCGGCATCCCCGCTCCTCGCGCGGTACGGGACGCCGATCGATCGCGAGTCGGCCCGCGAGATCCTCACCGCGCGCATGAACGCGGCCGCCGAGAAGTCCGCGGCCGAGAGCGCGGCCCTGGAGAAGGCGCGCGTGGAGGCGGAGCTGGCGAAGCAGCAGGCTGCGATCGACAAGGCCCAGGCCGCGGCTGAGCGCAAGGCGCAGCAGGAGTACGAGCGGCTGCTGAAGAAGACCGCCGGCACCTCGCGCACGACGCGCAGCCGCTCGCGTGCGGCGTCGTCGCCGCTGGAGCAGATCCTCACGTCGCGGTCGACGGAAGCGGTGCTCTCCGGGGTGATCCGCGGCCTGTTCGGCACCGGGCGGCGCTGA
- a CDS encoding DUF305 domain-containing protein, with the protein MRRPVLAVGVALALVVAGGATAVALAGASGGSAPAQVVATASGSPSAEPVGASDFCFVEAMIFYRVEADELATVVLAADGISAETRDAAAADAAHQREELDALRAWYVEWAPARPLEPTDDGACSGHGDHAAMPGIPSRSQRGALSSADGPEAEDLYLALRAGVDAGIHDLAAQTLAAPGHPLVHAEAEAAAAEVAARRA; encoded by the coding sequence GTGCGCAGACCTGTCCTCGCGGTCGGCGTCGCGCTCGCGCTGGTCGTCGCCGGCGGCGCGACCGCCGTCGCGCTGGCCGGAGCCTCCGGCGGATCCGCGCCGGCGCAGGTCGTCGCGACCGCGTCGGGGTCGCCGAGCGCCGAGCCGGTCGGCGCATCCGACTTCTGCTTCGTCGAGGCCATGATCTTCTACCGTGTCGAAGCCGACGAGCTCGCCACGGTGGTGCTCGCCGCCGACGGCATCTCCGCCGAGACCCGCGATGCCGCCGCGGCCGACGCGGCGCATCAGCGTGAGGAGCTCGACGCACTGCGCGCCTGGTACGTCGAGTGGGCGCCGGCCCGGCCGCTCGAACCCACCGACGATGGCGCCTGCTCGGGCCATGGAGATCACGCCGCCATGCCCGGCATCCCATCCCGATCGCAGCGCGGCGCCCTCTCGTCGGCCGACGGCCCCGAGGCCGAGGACCTCTACCTCGCGCTGCGCGCCGGGGTGGATGCCGGCATCCATGACCTCGCCGCCCAGACGCTGGCCGCGCCGGGCCACCCGCTCGTGCATGCTGAGGCTGAAGCAGCCGCGGCCGAAGTGGCGGCGCGGCGGGCTTAG
- the lepB gene encoding signal peptidase I has protein sequence MTWRGLAAAAAPVVGAVCVIAAIGVAHVEHDSMSPTLSAGTRVVYDRVSTPHRGDIVLIEDRGGWSGVAGATLIKRVIGVAGDQVVCCEPGTGRLIVNGIAVDEPFVDGERPGGSIPFRITVARGTVFVMGDNRGASLDSRAGLDDPGHGGVAVDDVLGVVRAWW, from the coding sequence GTGACCTGGCGCGGGCTCGCCGCCGCGGCCGCGCCCGTCGTCGGCGCGGTGTGCGTGATCGCGGCGATCGGGGTCGCCCACGTGGAGCACGACTCCATGTCGCCGACCCTGAGCGCCGGCACCCGGGTCGTCTACGACCGGGTCTCCACGCCCCACCGCGGCGACATCGTGCTGATCGAGGACCGCGGCGGGTGGTCGGGCGTCGCGGGCGCCACCCTCATCAAGCGCGTCATCGGCGTCGCGGGCGATCAGGTCGTGTGCTGCGAGCCCGGCACCGGCCGGCTGATCGTCAACGGCATCGCCGTCGACGAGCCCTTCGTCGACGGCGAGCGGCCGGGCGGCAGCATCCCGTTCCGCATCACGGTGGCGCGGGGCACCGTGTTCGTGATGGGCGACAACCGCGGCGCGTCGCTCGACTCGCGCGCGGGGCTCGACGATCCCGGCCACGGCGGTGTCGCCGTCGACGACGTGCTCGGCGTCGTGCGGGCGTGGTGGTGA
- a CDS encoding IclR family transcriptional regulator, which translates to MGAASTGARLPEKGLGLALEILEQVARHSHGTTAADIARAVGAPRATVYRVLNSLVRDEYLVRRPDLSGFLLGARVLELAAIVDAHRRPPHADVLTTVRERTGEAVHLFGFHRAGLLIIDEDPARPLSDPATLLADPLRSAIGHLWLLDHPDRDAPRAARWQTRVSRDDVSEVTDAFSVRGYTEQAALLAPDRGCLAVPILDAHRRQVGAISLSTSIARLSVAARHIGALREAAGALAEVDTVRAG; encoded by the coding sequence ATGGGGGCGGCGTCGACGGGGGCTCGCCTGCCCGAGAAGGGACTCGGACTGGCGCTGGAGATACTCGAGCAGGTCGCCCGCCACAGCCATGGCACCACCGCTGCGGACATCGCGCGGGCGGTCGGCGCCCCGCGCGCGACCGTCTATCGCGTGCTGAACTCGCTCGTGCGCGACGAGTACCTGGTGCGCCGTCCCGACCTGTCGGGCTTCCTGCTCGGCGCGCGGGTTCTCGAGCTGGCGGCGATCGTCGACGCGCACCGGCGACCGCCCCACGCCGACGTCCTCACCACGGTGCGCGAGCGCACCGGCGAGGCGGTCCACCTGTTCGGCTTCCACCGCGCCGGTCTTCTGATCATCGATGAGGATCCGGCGCGCCCGCTCTCGGACCCCGCGACCCTGCTGGCCGACCCGCTCCGCTCGGCGATCGGCCATCTCTGGCTGCTGGACCACCCCGATCGCGACGCGCCGCGCGCGGCGCGCTGGCAGACACGCGTCAGCCGCGACGACGTGAGTGAGGTCACCGACGCGTTCTCGGTGCGCGGCTACACCGAGCAGGCCGCGCTGCTGGCGCCGGACCGCGGATGCCTCGCCGTGCCCATCCTCGACGCGCACCGTCGTCAGGTGGGAGCGATCTCGCTGTCGACCTCGATCGCGCGGCTGTCGGTAGCCGCCCGCCACATCGGCGCCCTCCGCGAGGCGGCGGGCGCGCTCGCGGAGGTCGATACGGTGCGCGCGGGCTGA
- a CDS encoding SDR family oxidoreductase codes for MPRRSVAAVTDLSSPTGHEAALRAVPRADGTPPRALVLGATGYIGGRLVPRLIAAGHRVRVLARDPARVAAFAWGDEVEVVQGAAEDPTAMAAAAADVDALYYLVHSMSAGRGFEQADERAAHVVAEAALVASVRRIVYLGGLHPEGVPLSPHLRSRVEVGEVFLGSGVPTLVLQAGVVIGSGSASFEMVRHLTEVLPYMPAPKWVRNRIQPIAVRDVLHYLLGAATVDAAVNRAVDIGGPDVLRYGQMMNGYAVEAGLRQRAIAALPVLTPGLASHWVNLVTPIPRSIARPLVASLQNECVMKDHDIDALIPPPEDGLTPYRTAVALALGRVRGDEVETSWLDAEVLGVPSDPLPSDPEWAGRTVFTDARSAHTSASPDALWRVIEGIGGENGWYSSPLLWAVRGWMDRVVGGIGLARGRRSRSRLAVGDALDFWRVEAIEPGSFLRLRAEMKVPGLAWLDLRATPDGGGSRYDQRAVFFPKGLSGRLYWLAVLPFHGFIFAGMARRITATAETAAENSAAADAEAAAPMAAAGADR; via the coding sequence ATGCCACGGCGTAGCGTCGCTGCTGTGACCGATCTCTCCTCACCCACCGGCCACGAAGCGGCCCTGCGCGCTGTTCCGCGCGCCGACGGCACGCCTCCTCGCGCTCTCGTCCTCGGGGCGACCGGCTACATCGGCGGCCGCCTGGTGCCGCGGCTGATCGCCGCCGGGCATCGGGTGCGGGTGCTCGCCCGCGATCCTGCGCGGGTGGCGGCGTTCGCGTGGGGCGACGAGGTCGAGGTGGTCCAGGGGGCGGCGGAGGACCCGACGGCGATGGCGGCCGCGGCTGCCGACGTCGACGCGCTCTACTACCTCGTGCACTCGATGTCGGCCGGACGCGGGTTCGAGCAGGCCGACGAGCGCGCGGCGCACGTCGTCGCGGAGGCCGCCCTCGTGGCATCCGTCCGTCGGATCGTGTACCTGGGCGGGCTGCATCCCGAGGGGGTCCCCCTGTCGCCGCACCTTCGCTCCCGCGTCGAGGTGGGGGAGGTGTTCCTCGGCAGCGGCGTGCCGACTCTGGTGCTGCAGGCGGGGGTCGTGATCGGATCGGGCTCCGCCTCGTTCGAGATGGTGCGCCACCTCACCGAGGTGCTGCCGTACATGCCGGCGCCCAAGTGGGTGCGCAACCGCATCCAGCCGATCGCGGTGCGCGATGTTCTGCACTATCTGCTCGGGGCGGCGACGGTGGATGCCGCGGTCAACCGCGCCGTCGACATCGGCGGGCCCGACGTGCTGCGCTACGGGCAGATGATGAACGGCTACGCCGTCGAGGCGGGGCTGCGCCAGCGCGCGATCGCGGCGCTGCCGGTGCTGACGCCCGGGCTCGCCTCGCACTGGGTGAATCTCGTGACGCCGATCCCGCGCTCCATCGCGAGGCCCCTGGTGGCCTCGCTGCAGAACGAGTGCGTCATGAAGGACCACGACATCGACGCGCTGATCCCGCCGCCGGAAGACGGTCTGACGCCCTACCGGACTGCCGTCGCCCTCGCGCTCGGCCGCGTGCGCGGCGATGAGGTGGAGACGAGCTGGCTCGACGCGGAGGTGCTCGGCGTGCCGAGCGATCCGCTGCCGAGCGACCCGGAGTGGGCCGGACGCACGGTGTTCACCGATGCGAGATCGGCGCACACGTCCGCCTCGCCCGACGCGCTGTGGCGCGTGATCGAGGGCATCGGCGGGGAGAACGGGTGGTACTCGTCGCCGCTGCTGTGGGCGGTGCGCGGATGGATGGACCGCGTCGTCGGCGGCATCGGGCTGGCGCGCGGCCGACGCTCCCGCTCCCGACTCGCGGTGGGAGACGCACTCGACTTCTGGCGCGTCGAGGCGATCGAGCCGGGGTCGTTCCTGCGGCTGCGTGCCGAGATGAAGGTGCCCGGACTCGCCTGGCTCGACCTGCGCGCCACCCCCGATGGGGGCGGATCGCGCTACGACCAGAGGGCGGTGTTCTTCCCGAAGGGGCTCTCGGGCCGCCTCTACTGGCTGGCGGTGCTGCCCTTCCACGGGTTCATCTTCGCGGGGATGGCACGTCGGATCACCGCGACGGCCGAGACCGCCGCCGAGAACTCCGCGGCGGCGGATGCCGAGGCGGCCGCACCCATGGCCGCGGCGGGCGCCGATCGCTAG
- a CDS encoding APC family permease, which produces MSALADAIRRGAPHTALDPASPFAGLRRRHARTVDIVAQSVAATAPAGVLLIHPGALYARSGSLAFLDIVVTITLVLGVALVIGMFARRISSTGSLYTFTARGLGPHVGLVAGAALGLGSLAIAMNTISGAAGRIIQLLLPGVEPPPLLTAGLIAVFGVANALVIARGLRMSTRMLLIVETIAVLAVLALSVWALAATGWDLALLVPRAGHFSADAVMTGVAFALIGFVGFESGAALGPETRRPFAAVPRAILLSVGATGLVMLVGTAAQLSIVAEKPGAASLTAVTGLPGLTDLIVGVSFLACSLAMTNAAVRIAFAMSREGLLPAAFGRTSPRGVPALGGVMLSLLVAGAPIAVLAAGGSRQDMRLVTSPASTVGFLLAYALLCLAAPVFLARIGELTARATVLAAMPLLGLGAALGFYVAATVRDNPGGFAWAVAGIAAIATAGAVRLRRHPELVSRMGMHDWATASDTIAGADRQ; this is translated from the coding sequence ATGAGCGCACTCGCCGACGCGATCCGCCGCGGCGCGCCCCACACCGCCCTCGATCCCGCGTCGCCCTTCGCGGGCCTGCGCCGCCGCCACGCGCGCACGGTCGACATCGTCGCGCAGTCCGTCGCCGCCACCGCGCCGGCCGGGGTCCTGCTCATCCACCCCGGCGCGCTGTACGCGCGCAGCGGCTCGCTCGCCTTCCTCGACATCGTGGTGACCATCACGCTCGTGCTGGGCGTCGCGCTCGTGATCGGCATGTTCGCGCGCCGTATCTCGAGCACGGGCTCGCTCTACACGTTCACCGCGCGCGGTCTCGGTCCGCACGTGGGACTGGTCGCCGGCGCCGCGCTCGGCCTCGGATCGCTCGCCATCGCGATGAACACGATCAGCGGTGCCGCCGGCCGCATCATCCAGCTCCTCCTCCCCGGTGTCGAACCGCCGCCCCTCCTCACGGCCGGGCTGATCGCCGTGTTCGGCGTGGCCAACGCCCTCGTGATCGCACGCGGGCTGCGCATGTCGACCCGGATGCTGCTGATCGTCGAGACGATCGCGGTGCTCGCCGTGCTGGCGCTGAGCGTCTGGGCCCTGGCGGCGACCGGATGGGACCTGGCGCTCCTCGTGCCCCGCGCCGGGCACTTCTCGGCGGATGCCGTGATGACCGGGGTCGCGTTCGCCCTCATCGGGTTCGTCGGCTTCGAAAGCGGCGCGGCCCTCGGCCCGGAGACGCGGCGTCCCTTCGCGGCGGTCCCCCGCGCGATCCTGCTGAGCGTGGGCGCGACCGGGCTGGTGATGCTCGTCGGAACCGCCGCGCAGCTCTCGATCGTCGCCGAGAAGCCCGGGGCCGCATCGCTCACCGCTGTCACCGGGCTCCCCGGTCTGACCGATCTGATCGTCGGCGTCTCCTTCCTCGCCTGCTCCCTCGCGATGACCAATGCCGCCGTGCGCATCGCCTTCGCGATGAGCAGGGAGGGCCTCCTCCCCGCCGCGTTCGGGCGCACCTCGCCGCGGGGCGTACCGGCCCTCGGCGGGGTGATGCTGTCGTTGCTCGTGGCCGGTGCGCCGATCGCCGTGCTCGCCGCCGGCGGATCCCGGCAGGACATGCGCCTGGTGACCTCCCCCGCCTCCACGGTCGGGTTCCTGCTCGCCTACGCGCTGCTGTGCCTGGCCGCGCCGGTGTTCCTCGCGCGCATCGGCGAGCTCACCGCGCGCGCGACGGTGCTCGCGGCGATGCCGCTGCTGGGGCTCGGCGCCGCGCTCGGGTTCTACGTCGCGGCGACCGTGCGCGACAACCCGGGCGGATTCGCGTGGGCGGTCGCGGGCATCGCGGCGATCGCCACAGCCGGTGCGGTGCGTCTGCGGCGGCATCCCGAACTCGTGTCGCGCATGGGCATGCACGACTGGGCCACCGCGTCCGACACCATCGCCGGAGCGGATCGGCAGTGA
- a CDS encoding FdhF/YdeP family oxidoreductase: MATKPPASDIDESLLRVSAPKTHAVGIPAVMHALRISYEQMGVARSIQTLTQVNQKDGFDCPGCAWPEEDRRHLAEFCENGAKAVAEEATLRRVGPEFFAAHPVAELAGHDDWWLGQQGRLTHPMVLDEGATHYRPISWDDALAMVAAELRGLETPDQAVFYTSGRTSNEAAFLYQLLVRGLGTNNLPDCSNMCHESSGSALTETLGIGKGTVSIGDIHAADLLIVAGQNPGTNHPRMLSALEKAKANGATIIAVNPLPEAGLVRFENPQTVKGMILGGTKLADRFVQIRLGGDQALFQAIGKHLLEREDAAGGVLDHDFIAAHTSGFDAYRAEMAAVAWPELETATGLTEAELREIAEKVAVSKATIVCWAMGLTQHKHSVATLRDVVNVLLLRGDIGRPGAGVCPVRGHSNVQGDRTMGIYEKPSEAFLAALDDEFAFTAPRAHGFDTVAAIRAMRDGDATFFMGMGGNFVSATPDTEVVEAALRRTSLTVQVSTKLNRSHVVTGRRALILPTLGRTDRDERGGRDQRVSVEDSMGAVHSSRGRLAPPSGDLLSEVAIVARLCALLFDDVDAAGAASTRSVPPPRAEWAALEADYALIRRHIERVVPGFDDFDKRIERGRTIFLPNGPRDERRFATVDGRARFTANALEYPVIPPGRLLLQTLRSHDQYNTTIYGKDDRYRGIHGGRRVVMVNPDDIEALGVADGEIVDLVSEWTGPDGIVQHRRAAAFRVVPYPTPRGNAAAYYPETNVLVPLDSVADVSGTPTSKSVIVRLERRAAGA; this comes from the coding sequence ATGGCGACGAAGCCCCCGGCCTCCGACATCGACGAATCGCTCCTGCGCGTCTCCGCGCCCAAGACCCATGCCGTCGGCATCCCCGCGGTGATGCACGCCCTGCGGATCTCGTACGAGCAGATGGGTGTGGCGCGCAGCATCCAGACGCTCACGCAGGTCAATCAGAAGGACGGCTTCGACTGCCCGGGGTGCGCGTGGCCGGAGGAGGATCGCCGCCACCTCGCCGAGTTCTGCGAGAACGGGGCGAAGGCGGTCGCCGAGGAGGCGACGCTGCGCCGGGTCGGGCCGGAGTTCTTCGCCGCGCACCCGGTGGCAGAGCTCGCCGGCCACGACGACTGGTGGCTCGGCCAGCAAGGGCGTCTGACCCACCCCATGGTGCTCGACGAGGGCGCCACGCACTATCGCCCGATCTCGTGGGACGACGCCCTCGCGATGGTGGCCGCCGAGCTGCGCGGACTGGAAACGCCCGACCAGGCGGTGTTCTACACTTCCGGCCGCACCTCCAACGAGGCCGCCTTCCTGTACCAGCTCCTGGTGCGGGGCCTTGGCACCAACAACCTGCCGGACTGCTCCAACATGTGCCACGAGTCCAGCGGCTCCGCGCTCACCGAGACCCTCGGCATCGGCAAGGGCACGGTGTCGATCGGCGACATCCACGCGGCCGACCTGCTGATCGTGGCCGGCCAGAACCCCGGCACCAACCACCCGCGCATGCTGTCGGCGCTCGAGAAGGCGAAGGCCAACGGCGCGACGATCATCGCGGTCAATCCGCTGCCCGAGGCGGGGCTGGTGCGGTTCGAGAATCCGCAGACCGTGAAGGGCATGATCCTCGGCGGGACCAAGCTGGCCGACCGGTTCGTCCAGATCCGCCTCGGTGGCGACCAGGCGCTGTTCCAGGCGATCGGCAAGCACCTGCTCGAGCGGGAGGATGCCGCGGGCGGCGTGCTCGACCACGACTTCATCGCCGCGCACACAAGCGGGTTCGACGCCTACCGCGCCGAGATGGCGGCGGTCGCCTGGCCGGAGCTGGAGACCGCGACCGGGCTCACCGAGGCCGAACTGCGTGAGATCGCCGAGAAGGTCGCCGTCTCGAAGGCCACGATCGTGTGCTGGGCGATGGGCCTCACCCAGCACAAGCACTCGGTCGCGACCCTCCGCGACGTCGTGAACGTGCTCCTGCTGCGCGGCGACATCGGCCGCCCCGGCGCCGGGGTCTGCCCGGTGCGCGGGCACTCGAACGTGCAGGGCGATCGTACGATGGGCATCTACGAGAAGCCCTCCGAGGCCTTCCTCGCGGCCCTCGACGACGAGTTCGCCTTCACCGCGCCCCGCGCCCACGGCTTCGACACGGTCGCCGCGATCCGCGCGATGCGCGACGGCGACGCGACCTTCTTCATGGGCATGGGCGGCAACTTCGTGAGCGCCACCCCCGACACCGAGGTCGTCGAGGCGGCGCTGCGGCGCACGAGCCTCACCGTGCAGGTGTCGACCAAGCTCAATCGGTCGCACGTGGTGACCGGTCGCCGTGCCCTCATCCTGCCGACGCTCGGCCGCACCGACCGCGACGAGCGCGGCGGCCGCGACCAGCGGGTGAGCGTCGAGGACTCCATGGGCGCCGTCCACTCTTCCCGCGGCCGGCTCGCGCCGCCGTCGGGAGATCTGCTCAGCGAGGTGGCCATCGTCGCGCGGCTGTGCGCGCTGCTGTTCGATGATGTGGATGCCGCGGGCGCGGCATCCACCCGATCCGTACCCCCTCCCCGGGCGGAGTGGGCCGCGCTCGAGGCGGACTACGCCCTGATCCGCCGGCACATCGAGCGCGTCGTGCCCGGCTTCGACGACTTCGACAAGCGCATCGAGCGCGGGCGGACGATCTTCCTTCCGAACGGCCCGCGGGATGAGCGGCGGTTCGCGACCGTCGACGGCAGGGCGCGGTTCACGGCGAACGCGCTCGAGTACCCGGTGATCCCGCCCGGCCGCCTGCTGCTGCAGACCCTGCGCTCGCACGACCAGTACAACACCACGATCTACGGCAAGGACGACCGCTATCGCGGCATCCACGGCGGTCGGCGCGTGGTGATGGTCAACCCCGACGACATCGAGGCGCTCGGCGTCGCCGACGGCGAGATCGTGGACCTCGTGTCGGAGTGGACGGGGCCCGATGGCATCGTGCAGCACCGGCGCGCCGCGGCGTTCCGGGTCGTGCCGTATCCGACGCCGCGCGGCAACGCCGCCGCCTATTACCCCGAGACGAACGTGCTCGTGCCCCTGGACTCCGTGGCCGACGTCAGCGGCACGCCGACCTCGAAGTCGGTGATCGTGCGGCTGGAGCGACGCGCGGCCGGGGCCTAG
- a CDS encoding three-helix bundle dimerization domain-containing protein translates to MNSATDPESEYEALMHVVNRLKERFPHTAESELRELTAEEFQQFDDAHVRDFVPVLVERAVADRLHATAVAAPPAAAVGG, encoded by the coding sequence ATGAACAGTGCGACCGACCCGGAGTCCGAGTACGAGGCTCTGATGCACGTCGTCAACCGCCTCAAAGAGCGGTTCCCCCACACGGCCGAGAGCGAGCTGCGCGAGCTCACGGCCGAGGAGTTCCAGCAGTTCGACGATGCTCACGTGCGCGACTTCGTGCCTGTGCTCGTCGAGCGCGCCGTCGCCGACCGCCTGCACGCCACCGCCGTGGCCGCCCCGCCCGCCGCCGCGGTGGGAGGCTAG